The following coding sequences are from one Granulicella sp. L56 window:
- a CDS encoding translocation/assembly module TamB domain-containing protein — protein sequence MSDAEKRPLPDRIEEKLEKKLASVKRSLGGRVAHIIAWIFAGFSVLLLVLVAVFSWYSTTPDFNQRVSKAVVNVLEDATGGRVELKSISFRLWHLAIEADGLVIHGLEGPGEAPYLSADKIQVRVKIFSFFSHVAGTGIASHISLNFLRVDHPQVHLMIDKNGKTNQPVPKHPSTSKEPVMDTLLDLKAKQIELADGVFLLNDRAIPFDMAARDLDAEVRYISSSDHYGATVDLKDLRTKLGSEPEADSTLHVEAEVGRNVAELKSLVLHTGTASNLKASASLQNFAHPDWQASVEGTLEIRQIALLSGVDGLKAGTVDLDLKGHSCNTSPVVAQKHPRFWQRLHPKSSAKPSTKVLPPDPDCAAGYLLVGSARIHKAAYRDEFVRLHDVDGSSQLHITPTELLLTALTGYLPGGGSASGELRISNWLGEVPADAPAVSPTMKAAVTTANTTAKAIGAKAPITGRMTVPPVVSAHAYLTATVNRIPLRTILDITAPENYGDLGFDTAVSGPVKMEWGGPAKDIADTFVADGTLKFSPTGIHRRGALSDVPVTGQAQAHYSGSNETVQIQSVTIQTPQSNIDGSGVLGVNEGDPLTALRVDMTVRDLDEYNQLLLTLGLEGDGKKGAAAIPVVLHGALQFNGTARGAIRDLDVKGHLQAENIEAKIGTTDALIDSLVTDAEYSPNSGILVANSTLKRGTAVLNVSGDLEPRKAVSHRGAITYEWDEGMSINAKLQLADAQMADLLQIMGQQQNVPVTGTVAAEAHVLGTLKDLNGSGHLSLTKGVAYGEPYDSAVADLTAHGQDVEVTDVQLKLHGMQVAGNGGYDMGTEHLHGHIEGQNLLLSKFDTVRQASHDVDATLSVVADANGTLKEPGLKANVKLDGIIVQGQPMGDAVAEAHTQGQTMYLTANSTMVGAKLDATGQVQLSGDYQTQAKLTLTGLDIGKPLAMFGSSAVKAQSAINGIVTVNGPLKTPKELSGTAEFNPVDVKLQGVELKAAEPLKASLRDGTATLEQIHITGQDTNLQLSGTAQLFGSTDPKGGKLNVKGSGNISMALLHTFRPDLITSGKVEFTVAAGGQVKNPSLTGKVQFDDVNVAMDGIPNGLNKMNGTLVFNEDRLQVQSLTATTGGGQLKIGGYIRYRNGLFADLTATGDVVRVRLYGLSATATTKLRLQGSSDSAQLTGTVLLTRFGIGADIDLAAFSSTGGISAPPDPNALSNKIRLDVRITSSPQLDFQNSYAKLAGTVDLTIRGTVATPSVLGRIQITDGSATFAGTKYQLQRGDIYFTNPVRIDPIIDLDATAQVENYDITVGLHGTMTNLKPTYRSEPPLGEADVFALLALGRTQEEAQIYQEKQAQAGTDPTTSALLGGALNATVSNRVEKLFGVGSVKIDPAFVGTLGNSAARITVQQQLSKQITATFATNVNSSAQQLIQLQYDLNHNMSIVVTRDESGVFSIVYKLRQRYR from the coding sequence GTGAGCGACGCAGAGAAGAGACCGCTGCCGGACAGGATTGAGGAAAAGCTTGAAAAGAAGCTTGCCAGCGTAAAGCGCTCCCTCGGCGGAAGAGTCGCGCATATCATCGCTTGGATCTTTGCCGGATTCAGCGTTCTGCTGCTTGTGCTCGTTGCGGTATTCTCCTGGTATTCGACGACGCCGGACTTCAATCAGCGGGTGAGCAAGGCCGTTGTGAATGTGCTGGAGGATGCGACGGGCGGCCGCGTCGAGTTGAAGAGCATCAGCTTCAGGCTGTGGCATCTGGCGATTGAAGCGGATGGACTGGTTATCCATGGTCTTGAAGGCCCAGGAGAAGCGCCTTATCTCTCCGCGGACAAGATACAGGTGCGGGTAAAGATCTTCAGCTTCTTTTCTCATGTAGCGGGAACCGGTATCGCATCGCACATCAGCCTGAACTTTCTGCGCGTAGACCATCCACAGGTCCATCTCATGATCGACAAGAATGGGAAGACCAACCAGCCTGTACCGAAACATCCAAGCACAAGTAAAGAACCTGTGATGGACACTCTTCTCGATCTGAAGGCAAAGCAGATTGAGTTGGCGGACGGTGTCTTCCTGTTGAACGATCGCGCGATTCCGTTTGATATGGCTGCACGCGATCTGGATGCGGAAGTTCGCTACATCTCGTCGAGTGATCACTATGGCGCAACGGTCGATCTCAAGGATCTGCGGACGAAGTTGGGCAGCGAGCCAGAGGCGGACTCGACGCTGCATGTCGAGGCCGAGGTTGGCCGCAATGTAGCCGAGCTGAAAAGTCTTGTTCTGCATACGGGGACGGCGTCGAACCTGAAGGCGAGTGCGAGCCTTCAGAACTTTGCGCATCCGGATTGGCAGGCGAGCGTGGAAGGAACGCTGGAGATAAGGCAGATCGCGTTACTGAGCGGGGTGGATGGCTTAAAGGCGGGCACGGTGGACCTCGATTTGAAGGGCCACAGTTGCAATACCTCGCCTGTGGTTGCTCAGAAACATCCCAGGTTCTGGCAGCGGCTACATCCCAAGTCGAGCGCGAAGCCGAGCACCAAAGTTCTGCCGCCAGATCCTGATTGCGCGGCTGGATATCTGCTGGTGGGCTCCGCCAGGATCCATAAGGCAGCCTATCGCGATGAGTTTGTCCGCCTGCACGATGTCGACGGTAGCTCGCAGTTGCACATTACGCCGACAGAGTTATTGCTGACTGCGCTGACGGGATACCTGCCTGGCGGCGGAAGCGCGTCGGGAGAGCTGCGTATCTCCAACTGGCTGGGCGAAGTTCCCGCGGATGCGCCCGCTGTTTCGCCGACGATGAAGGCTGCTGTCACCACAGCGAACACGACGGCGAAGGCGATTGGTGCGAAGGCTCCCATTACAGGAAGAATGACGGTGCCGCCAGTAGTCAGTGCCCATGCCTATCTGACTGCGACCGTCAATAGGATTCCGCTGCGAACCATCTTGGATATTACGGCGCCGGAGAACTACGGCGATCTGGGTTTCGATACAGCGGTGAGCGGCCCTGTCAAGATGGAATGGGGCGGTCCGGCAAAAGATATTGCCGACACGTTTGTAGCGGATGGCACTCTGAAATTTTCGCCGACCGGCATTCATCGTAGAGGTGCGCTCTCCGATGTTCCTGTAACCGGACAGGCGCAGGCACACTATTCAGGAAGCAACGAGACGGTTCAGATTCAGAGTGTGACGATACAGACGCCGCAATCGAACATCGATGGGAGTGGCGTACTTGGGGTCAATGAAGGCGATCCGTTGACGGCATTGCGCGTAGACATGACCGTGCGCGATCTCGACGAGTATAACCAGCTGCTGCTGACGCTGGGGCTGGAGGGCGATGGGAAGAAGGGCGCAGCCGCTATTCCTGTCGTCCTGCACGGTGCGCTTCAGTTCAATGGAACAGCGCGCGGTGCGATTCGCGACCTTGATGTGAAGGGCCATCTGCAAGCTGAGAATATTGAGGCGAAGATCGGCACAACCGATGCGCTGATCGATTCGCTGGTCACCGATGCCGAGTATTCGCCCAACTCGGGGATACTGGTGGCGAACTCCACCCTCAAGCGCGGAACCGCTGTGTTGAATGTGTCGGGCGATCTGGAGCCAAGGAAGGCAGTCTCCCATCGCGGCGCCATCACCTACGAGTGGGACGAGGGTATGTCTATCAATGCGAAGCTGCAATTGGCCGATGCGCAGATGGCGGACCTGCTTCAGATTATGGGGCAGCAGCAAAATGTTCCAGTGACGGGAACCGTTGCGGCAGAAGCGCATGTATTGGGAACATTGAAGGACCTGAATGGCAGCGGACATCTCTCCCTAACGAAGGGCGTCGCCTATGGGGAGCCGTACGATTCCGCGGTAGCTGATCTGACCGCACATGGACAGGATGTGGAAGTGACTGATGTTCAGTTGAAGCTTCATGGAATGCAGGTTGCCGGCAACGGCGGCTACGACATGGGCACGGAACATCTGCACGGCCACATTGAAGGACAGAATCTCCTGCTGTCGAAGTTTGATACGGTGCGGCAGGCAAGCCACGATGTCGACGCTACGCTGAGTGTCGTCGCAGATGCGAATGGAACCTTGAAGGAGCCGGGGCTGAAGGCCAATGTGAAGCTTGACGGCATCATCGTCCAGGGGCAACCGATGGGCGATGCCGTTGCTGAAGCCCACACTCAGGGCCAGACAATGTATCTTACGGCGAACTCCACGATGGTAGGCGCGAAGCTGGATGCAACCGGCCAGGTACAGTTGTCCGGTGACTATCAGACCCAGGCAAAATTGACGCTCACCGGTCTCGACATCGGCAAGCCATTGGCGATGTTTGGCTCCAGTGCGGTGAAGGCGCAGTCGGCCATCAACGGTATCGTCACGGTGAACGGGCCGCTTAAAACGCCGAAAGAACTCAGCGGAACCGCTGAGTTCAATCCCGTTGACGTGAAGCTGCAGGGAGTTGAGCTGAAGGCGGCAGAACCCTTGAAGGCCAGTCTGCGAGATGGCACCGCTACATTGGAACAGATTCACATCACCGGACAGGATACGAATCTCCAGCTCAGCGGAACGGCCCAGCTATTTGGCTCGACCGATCCGAAGGGCGGCAAACTGAACGTAAAGGGAAGCGGAAACATCAGCATGGCGCTGCTGCATACCTTCCGTCCTGACCTGATCACCAGCGGCAAGGTCGAATTCACCGTTGCGGCGGGCGGGCAGGTAAAGAATCCTTCGCTTACCGGCAAGGTGCAGTTCGACGATGTGAACGTGGCCATGGACGGAATCCCGAATGGCCTCAACAAAATGAATGGCACGCTCGTCTTCAATGAAGACCGATTGCAGGTGCAGAGCCTGACGGCAACCACTGGCGGCGGCCAGTTGAAGATTGGTGGCTACATCCGTTACCGCAACGGCCTCTTCGCCGATCTCACCGCGACCGGCGATGTCGTCCGAGTACGGCTCTATGGCTTAAGCGCGACGGCGACCACGAAATTGAGACTGCAAGGTTCTTCAGACAGCGCACAGTTAACTGGTACAGTGCTGCTCACCAGGTTCGGCATCGGGGCCGATATCGATTTGGCGGCATTCTCTTCGACTGGCGGAATCAGTGCGCCGCCCGATCCTAATGCTCTCTCCAACAAGATTCGCCTCGACGTGCGAATCACCAGTTCGCCTCAACTCGATTTTCAGAACTCGTATGCCAAACTCGCCGGAACCGTGGACCTGACGATTCGCGGAACGGTAGCGACGCCCTCCGTTCTGGGCCGTATTCAGATCACCGATGGCAGCGCAACCTTTGCCGGCACGAAGTATCAATTGCAACGCGGCGATATCTACTTCACGAACCCGGTGCGCATCGATCCCATCATCGACCTCGACGCTACCGCACAGGTTGAAAACTACGACATCACAGTCGGCCTGCACGGAACTATGACCAACCTCAAGCCAACATACAGGTCAGAGCCTCCGCTGGGCGAAGCCGACGTCTTCGCGCTGCTTGCGTTGGGA
- a CDS encoding peptidylprolyl isomerase: protein MHSKKHNASMWWQRGGVMLVVMTALLYVPALEAQKTAVSPESPSASPGVAQGTVLDRVVAVANGDLILESDVDEEMRFEEIQPYRTADENHSRELTVRRLIDRILILQQAELEPETSVSDKELDAQLLTLRKDIPECKQYHCETDAGWEKYIGAHGFTVEEFRKRWRERMELLRFIEVRFRNGIQISDDDIKNYYEKTMLPEYAERHVTPPKLETISPRIEEVLLQQQVGNLLRDWLTSLRAQGRVRIIRPGEGAP, encoded by the coding sequence ATGCATTCGAAAAAACACAATGCGAGCATGTGGTGGCAGCGGGGCGGTGTAATGCTGGTTGTGATGACTGCACTGCTGTACGTGCCGGCGCTTGAGGCCCAGAAAACCGCGGTGTCTCCTGAATCTCCTTCCGCTTCGCCTGGCGTGGCGCAGGGAACTGTGCTGGACCGTGTTGTCGCGGTGGCAAACGGTGATCTGATCCTTGAGAGCGATGTTGATGAAGAGATGCGTTTCGAGGAGATTCAACCCTATCGGACAGCCGATGAGAACCACTCCCGAGAACTTACCGTGAGGCGGCTTATCGATCGAATACTGATCCTGCAGCAGGCGGAACTGGAGCCTGAGACGTCGGTCTCGGACAAGGAACTCGACGCTCAGCTCCTAACCTTGCGTAAGGATATTCCTGAGTGCAAGCAATATCACTGTGAGACCGACGCGGGTTGGGAAAAATATATCGGTGCTCACGGCTTCACCGTCGAAGAGTTCCGCAAACGATGGCGCGAGCGCATGGAGCTACTACGGTTTATCGAGGTGAGGTTTCGCAACGGTATTCAAATCTCGGACGATGACATCAAAAACTACTACGAAAAAACGATGTTGCCTGAGTATGCGGAGCGGCACGTAACTCCGCCAAAGCTGGAGACGATCTCTCCGCGAATTGAAGAGGTATTGTTGCAGCAGCAGGTCGGCAATCTGTTGCGAGACTGGCTGACATCGTTGCGGGCGCAGGGGCGGGTGCGCATCATAAGGCCCGGTGAGGGGGCGCCGTGA
- a CDS encoding POTRA domain-containing protein, with protein MCAIAARCVGAFVLLCGLAFAQDIPEPAPIPSTTDGVQAPSAVINPLAVPQASKTETPEQAQQRINSSLADIGPGLSTTVWQWKGLQVGKIEFEGVTFDATDKLPGQLAQKAGEPFDPQKVRQSIRRLFASGRYRDVEVRGIRHGNEVTLIFAGSARYYVGRVTIVGVKSERLSSLLEYATKLNPGTALTRSAVQDGTDGIAETLQQQGYYQPKVSVKSVTDESGEQVNVTYTVDVGPQARIGQVEMEGPDPGLTLEQFKKTGRLKTGKKVNRDTTSNALTRLRSQYQKKDHLEAVVTLQKQSYIPVRKQLDYNFHANQGPVVRVEVEGVKLSKSRLHLLVPIYEEGTIDNDLLNEGVYNIRDYLQQRGYFDASVKVRMIGQDTPSERVVFTVDRGVKHKVVAVNIKGNKYFSTDLLRERMQVQKSNAYQRSGRYSPSLVTGDVNSIESLYRANGFDQAKVTTDVQDIDDAANGKPLKAAQIRVTYTVVEGRQQKFGSIDLAGVDPSRMTELKGSMNSQQGQPFSLVTLSGDRDAVLGYYLSHGFDQARIEVKQDNTADANKVNVVLNVTEGPQVFINHVLLSGIEKTKPKVVEKSILVHPGDPLDQSALLQTQRNLYNMALFNEVVTAVQNPSGDAPTKNVLVQLTEAKRWNVTYGFGFEAQTGTPSRGMISEASCIQLGIPLDQCNNFSQDGKAGISPRVSIDVSRINLRGSEDSVTLHGSYGLLEEIATLTFQNPHLFGAKNFSASVSGGYSNVQDITTFASSTLQGDFRVTEKLKRADTFIYDFQYRRVKVDPNSLQVSADLIPLLSQPVRVGGPAITWFHDTRSPSPLDAVKGSYTTIQAFLASAKFGSQTDFYKLDGTNSTYYEFGKQKYVLARSTRIGYEQASGENPNSGSPVCQGDLLTTNPSCDAVPLPERLYAGGASSHRGFGINAAGPRDLQTGFPVGGKAVFVNSFELRLPPPTLPYVGNSVSFVLFHDMGNVFQNANDMFPSFLRFHQPNNRTCSDVSSNVGTCSFNYFSHAVGVGARYKTPVGPIRVDFSYNLDPPVYPVIADFNNNPPHVGHAGHFNFFFSIGQSF; from the coding sequence GTGTGCGCTATTGCCGCTCGATGCGTTGGAGCTTTTGTACTGCTATGCGGGCTTGCTTTCGCGCAGGACATTCCCGAGCCTGCACCGATCCCTTCGACTACCGATGGAGTGCAGGCACCCTCGGCGGTGATCAACCCGCTAGCTGTGCCACAGGCTTCTAAGACGGAGACGCCGGAGCAGGCGCAGCAGCGCATCAACTCTTCGCTTGCCGATATCGGTCCGGGACTTTCGACGACGGTGTGGCAATGGAAGGGGTTGCAGGTCGGCAAGATTGAGTTTGAGGGCGTGACCTTCGACGCAACCGATAAGCTGCCAGGCCAGCTTGCGCAGAAGGCAGGTGAACCGTTCGATCCGCAGAAGGTTCGCCAGAGTATACGGAGGTTATTTGCCAGCGGTCGATATCGCGATGTCGAGGTGCGAGGCATCCGGCACGGTAACGAGGTAACGCTCATCTTTGCCGGGTCAGCTCGTTATTACGTTGGCCGGGTGACAATTGTAGGAGTCAAGAGCGAACGGCTCTCTTCGCTGCTGGAGTATGCGACCAAGCTCAATCCGGGAACCGCGCTGACCCGGTCGGCGGTGCAGGACGGAACGGATGGGATTGCTGAGACACTGCAGCAGCAGGGCTATTACCAGCCGAAAGTCTCTGTGAAGTCCGTGACCGATGAGTCTGGAGAACAGGTGAATGTGACCTACACGGTTGACGTAGGCCCGCAGGCGCGCATCGGGCAGGTGGAGATGGAAGGTCCCGATCCTGGACTGACTCTGGAGCAGTTCAAGAAGACTGGAAGATTGAAGACCGGGAAAAAGGTCAATCGCGACACGACCAGCAACGCACTGACGCGGCTGCGGTCTCAATATCAGAAGAAGGACCACTTGGAAGCTGTCGTGACGCTGCAGAAGCAGAGCTATATTCCGGTGCGCAAGCAGCTTGACTATAACTTCCACGCGAACCAGGGGCCGGTGGTCAGGGTCGAGGTGGAAGGGGTGAAGTTATCGAAGAGCCGTCTTCATCTGCTGGTTCCGATCTATGAAGAAGGGACCATCGACAACGATTTGCTGAACGAGGGCGTCTACAACATTCGCGACTACCTGCAGCAACGCGGATATTTCGACGCAAGCGTAAAAGTCCGCATGATCGGGCAGGACACGCCGTCAGAGCGGGTGGTGTTCACGGTCGACCGTGGAGTGAAGCACAAGGTCGTTGCGGTGAACATCAAGGGCAACAAATACTTCTCGACCGACCTGTTGCGAGAGAGGATGCAGGTGCAGAAGTCCAACGCTTACCAGCGCAGCGGCAGGTATAGCCCTTCGCTGGTGACGGGAGATGTCAACTCGATTGAATCGCTGTATCGCGCCAACGGGTTTGATCAGGCGAAGGTGACAACAGATGTGCAGGATATCGATGACGCGGCGAATGGCAAGCCTCTAAAGGCGGCGCAGATTCGGGTGACCTATACGGTTGTCGAAGGACGGCAGCAGAAGTTTGGCAGCATCGATCTGGCCGGCGTCGATCCCAGCCGGATGACAGAATTAAAGGGCTCGATGAATTCTCAGCAGGGCCAGCCCTTTTCGCTGGTCACGCTGTCGGGCGACCGCGACGCGGTACTGGGGTATTACCTGAGCCACGGCTTCGATCAGGCGAGGATCGAGGTCAAGCAGGACAATACGGCTGACGCCAATAAGGTAAACGTTGTGCTGAACGTGACCGAGGGCCCGCAGGTTTTTATCAACCATGTGTTGTTGTCAGGAATCGAAAAGACGAAGCCGAAGGTAGTAGAAAAGAGCATCCTGGTGCACCCCGGCGATCCACTCGACCAGAGTGCGCTGCTGCAGACGCAGCGAAATCTGTACAACATGGCGCTCTTCAACGAGGTTGTGACGGCAGTGCAGAATCCTTCCGGCGATGCGCCGACAAAGAATGTGCTGGTGCAGTTGACCGAGGCAAAGCGGTGGAACGTGACCTATGGGTTCGGGTTTGAGGCGCAAACGGGAACGCCGAGCCGAGGCATGATTTCGGAGGCCTCGTGCATTCAGTTGGGGATACCGCTCGACCAGTGCAACAACTTCTCGCAAGACGGCAAGGCGGGAATTAGCCCACGGGTTTCAATCGATGTGTCGAGGATCAACCTTCGCGGATCAGAGGACTCGGTGACCCTGCATGGGTCCTATGGATTGCTGGAGGAGATTGCGACGTTGACCTTTCAGAACCCGCATCTGTTCGGAGCGAAGAATTTTTCTGCGAGTGTTTCGGGCGGATATTCCAATGTGCAGGACATCACCACGTTTGCTTCTTCCACCTTACAGGGCGACTTTCGTGTGACCGAGAAGTTGAAGCGCGCCGATACGTTTATCTATGACTTTCAATACCGCAGGGTCAAGGTCGACCCGAACAGCCTGCAGGTGTCGGCGGACTTGATCCCATTGCTTTCACAACCTGTTCGCGTGGGTGGGCCTGCCATTACATGGTTCCATGACACGCGTTCGCCCAGTCCGCTCGATGCCGTGAAGGGATCGTATACCACCATTCAGGCGTTTCTCGCCTCGGCGAAGTTCGGTTCGCAGACCGATTTCTATAAGCTCGATGGAACGAACTCGACCTATTACGAGTTTGGCAAGCAAAAGTACGTTCTGGCGCGGAGCACACGTATCGGCTATGAACAAGCATCCGGTGAGAACCCAAACTCCGGCAGTCCCGTATGCCAGGGCGATCTACTGACAACGAACCCCAGTTGCGATGCCGTGCCATTGCCCGAGCGTTTGTATGCCGGCGGAGCCTCTTCGCACCGCGGTTTTGGAATCAATGCGGCGGGCCCGAGAGACCTGCAGACGGGTTTCCCGGTAGGCGGAAAAGCGGTGTTCGTAAACTCGTTCGAGCTGCGTCTTCCGCCACCGACGTTGCCTTATGTCGGCAACAGCGTCAGTTTCGTTTTGTTTCACGATATGGGAAACGTATTTCAGAATGCCAACGACATGTTCCCCAGCTTCCTGCGGTTTCACCAGCCGAATAATCGGACCTGTTCGGATGTGTCGTCGAATGTAGGGACGTGCAGCTTTAACTATTTTTCTCATGCTGTGGGAGTTGGCGCGCGTTATAAGACTCCCGTTGGGCCAATTCGCGTGGACTTCAGCTATAACCTCGATCCTCCTGTCTATCCGGTGATCGCCGACTTCAATAACAATCCTCCGCATGTCGGCCATGCGGGCCATTTCAACTTTTTCTTCAGCATTGGGCAGAGCTTCTAG
- a CDS encoding ThiF family adenylyltransferase, with translation MPETSLQTVAPLPSPSAISDEDRYSRQILFPGIGAAGQHKLASAHVAVIGVGATGAASASLLARAGVGSLTLIDRDFVEPSNLQRQVLFDEADALQSLPKAEAARRKIALFNSGVFVHAHIADLVPANIAELLGPADLILDATDNFETRYLLNDYAVQQSKPWIYAAAIGAYAATMNIVPGSASPDPTACLACIFPKPPTGPVETCDTSGILATAVNLAASIQVTEALKFLTGQSRLMRRSLLSFDLWTSERSEISTSHPNPDCVVCGQRSFSHLAGEGRPHITLCGRNSVQIHEHHRPIDFAAMRDRLAPHGQVRFNELLLRFEHGPHTLTLFADGRAIIQGTTDVTLARSLYARFIGS, from the coding sequence ATGCCCGAAACTTCCCTTCAGACCGTTGCCCCCCTTCCCTCACCTTCGGCCATCTCCGACGAAGATCGCTATTCCCGCCAGATCCTCTTTCCCGGCATCGGCGCAGCAGGACAGCACAAGCTCGCCTCGGCACATGTTGCCGTCATAGGCGTGGGAGCCACCGGGGCAGCCTCCGCATCGCTGCTCGCCCGCGCCGGAGTAGGTTCACTCACGCTCATCGACCGCGATTTCGTCGAGCCATCGAACCTCCAGCGCCAGGTGCTCTTCGACGAGGCCGACGCGCTCCAATCATTGCCCAAAGCCGAAGCCGCTCGCCGCAAGATCGCGCTCTTCAACTCAGGCGTCTTCGTCCATGCTCACATCGCCGACCTGGTGCCTGCCAATATCGCCGAACTCCTTGGCCCCGCCGACCTCATTCTCGACGCCACCGACAACTTCGAGACCCGTTATCTGCTCAACGACTACGCCGTTCAGCAATCGAAGCCGTGGATCTATGCCGCGGCCATCGGGGCCTACGCCGCAACCATGAACATCGTCCCCGGCAGTGCATCTCCTGATCCCACTGCCTGCCTTGCCTGCATCTTTCCCAAGCCTCCCACCGGCCCGGTCGAGACCTGCGACACCTCCGGCATTCTCGCTACCGCCGTCAATCTCGCGGCATCCATCCAGGTCACCGAAGCCCTGAAATTCCTAACCGGCCAGTCCCGCCTCATGCGCCGTTCTTTACTGTCCTTCGACCTGTGGACGAGCGAGCGCTCCGAGATCTCAACCAGTCACCCCAACCCAGACTGCGTCGTCTGCGGCCAGCGATCGTTCAGCCATCTCGCCGGCGAAGGCCGCCCTCATATCACGCTCTGCGGACGAAACTCCGTTCAAATCCACGAGCATCATCGCCCCATCGACTTCGCTGCCATGCGCGACCGTCTTGCGCCCCACGGACAAGTCCGCTTCAATGAGTTATTGCTCCGCTTCGAGCATGGCCCCCATACCCTCACCCTCTTCGCCGATGGCCGCGCCATCATCCAGGGCACAACCGACGTAACTCTTGCCCGCTCGCTCTATGCTCGCTTTATCGGGTCTTGA
- a CDS encoding RNA polymerase sigma factor yields the protein MTETKPGPSLFKRNPPIAGEAEAIESAKAGDAEAFSKLYALHKRRVYTLCLRMLGNVSEAEDMTQEAFLHLFRKIGSFRGESAFSTWLHRLTVNLVLMHLRKKGLNLVSLEETINPSEDDAPKRDFGSRDPQLAGSVDRVALERAVASLPPGYRMVFILHDVEGFEHNEIATMLECSTGNSKSQLHKARLKLRELLRQPEQSIQQAGLKEAAQ from the coding sequence ATGACTGAAACCAAGCCCGGGCCCAGCCTGTTCAAACGAAATCCGCCGATTGCCGGTGAAGCCGAGGCAATCGAGAGCGCGAAGGCGGGAGACGCTGAGGCGTTCTCCAAGCTCTACGCGCTGCACAAGCGCCGCGTCTACACCCTTTGCCTGCGTATGCTGGGCAATGTCTCCGAAGCAGAAGACATGACCCAGGAGGCATTCCTCCATCTCTTCCGCAAGATCGGCAGCTTTCGCGGCGAGTCGGCCTTCTCCACTTGGTTGCATCGCCTCACCGTCAACCTCGTCCTGATGCATCTGCGCAAAAAAGGCTTGAATCTCGTCTCTCTCGAAGAGACGATCAACCCTTCCGAAGACGACGCGCCAAAACGCGACTTCGGCAGCCGGGACCCACAGCTCGCCGGTTCGGTCGACCGTGTCGCTCTCGAGCGTGCCGTGGCCTCGTTACCGCCCGGCTACCGCATGGTATTCATTCTCCACGACGTCGAAGGCTTCGAGCATAATGAGATTGCCACCATGCTCGAATGCTCCACCGGAAACAGCAAATCTCAGCTACACAAGGCACGACTCAAGCTACGCGAACTGCTTCGTCAACCCGAACAGTCTATCCAGCAAGCGGGCCTCAAGGAGGCCGCTCAATGA
- a CDS encoding shikimate kinase: MITIQTTNQPDTPTEAGVKPPIPPHLRRLVLTGFMGAGKSTIGRVLASRLGWTFLDLDTHLEQRTGATIPQLFERHGEAHFRRLESTALASALGHSNTVLALGGGTPEGLTNRLLLEQTPATFTIFLDAPFPVLFDRCMMQGLSRPVLADPDAAQLRFATRHPLYLRLAHLTIDTAAITPEETVDFLIAALNQTPHYRL; this comes from the coding sequence ATGATCACCATCCAGACCACCAACCAACCAGACACGCCAACCGAAGCCGGAGTGAAGCCCCCCATCCCGCCGCATCTTCGACGCCTCGTCCTCACCGGATTCATGGGCGCGGGCAAGTCCACGATCGGCCGCGTTCTCGCCTCGCGTCTCGGCTGGACCTTCCTCGATCTCGACACGCACCTTGAGCAGCGCACCGGCGCCACCATTCCCCAGCTCTTCGAGCGCCACGGCGAAGCCCACTTCCGCCGCCTCGAATCCACCGCGCTGGCCTCCGCGCTAGGCCACTCCAATACGGTCCTCGCTCTCGGCGGCGGAACTCCCGAAGGCCTCACCAACCGTCTTCTGCTCGAACAGACCCCTGCGACCTTCACCATCTTCCTCGATGCCCCTTTCCCGGTCCTGTTCGACCGCTGCATGATGCAAGGCCTCTCCCGGCCTGTGCTGGCCGACCCGGATGCGGCACAACTCCGCTTCGCCACTCGCCACCCGCTCTACCTCCGCCTCGCCCACCTCACCATCGATACCGCCGCCATTACGCCGGAAGAGACTGTTGATTTCCTGATCGCCGCACTGAATCAAACTCCGCACTACCGCCTCTGA